ACTCACCCAAGGAGCCCAGGGAGCAGCGGCTCCTGTCCTCCTGGAGGGTGGTCTCCAGGCACTCCCTCACGTCTGCCACCATGCCCACCCCCgaggcctggctctgcccagcTGAGACGGTGGGCACTAAGTTCCTGGACACAGAGAACTGCTGCCCTTTGGCACTGGcctgggggcagagcccacctgGAGGGCTGGCCTTACCTTGGAAGTGGACGTAGGTGTGGAAGAGCAGGGTGCTGTCTGGGCTGACTCCCGTCGGGGGGCTGTTCATTTTCCACCCCGTCACAGCCTGCATGAACCTGGCGATCTTCTCCGCAGCGAGATCTGGGTCCGTGGACAAGTCTAGAGAGCGCGGGATGGTGACGGGGGCGAAGGGAGCCAGGCCCTGCACAAACGGTTGCTTCAGGCGCAGGCCGGGGGCTGTGAACAGACCCACCACCGTGGACAGGAGCAGTTTGGGCTGGCCGCTCGCTCCACCCTGGGCCACCAGCAGGCCCTGGATGGCCTGCAGGGTAGAGAGGACCTTGTGACCATCCAGCCGGGAGGTACAGCTCTGGTCCTCCCCGGGCACGCCCAGGAACGCCTGCAGTCCCTTGGCCGTGGGGTCCAAGGCTCCCAGGTAGAAGGAGGCCAGGGTGCCAAAAAGAGCCGGTGGGGACAGCACGGCGCCTGTGGCCGTGCTCCACGTCTCGCTCAGCGTCTTATACATGCGGAAGCCCATGAAGTTGACCAGCATCCCCAGCACGGCCGCCCTCGTCTTGTCTTCACTGTCGAGCTTCTGCGCGGCCAGCACCAGCTGTCTCCACAGGGCCTCCTCGTCCACTGGGGACGTCTTGGCCTGAATCGGGGCAGGTGTGAAGGTCGGGTCCTTGGGTGTCTCTGCCGTGGGCTTCTCCAGCTGGTCACAGCTGCTCTTGCTGTAGACCAGCAGGTGGAAGGGGTGTATGTACACCCGGTCTCCAGCAGCCAGGCCAGCGCAGGCCAGGAGACAAAGGAGGGCGGCCCTCAGGCTCGTGCTGGCAGGAGTCATCTCCGATGGGGGAGCTCGCTTCCTCGTACCTGAAATGTTTTATGAAGGGAGAAAGGTGATTAAGTGCTCTCTCGCCAGTTCAGTGGTTCTACGAGTCCCTGCAGCCATCTAGGCCAGGAGAAATCCATCCACGTCTACACATttcagtgaaaagaaatgaactcacTCCACAGAATACATTTATGTGATTACGGGCTGAGGTGTGCTTTCGTAAGGTTTTATTTGGGGCtgggttttgattttttgttttgtataacttTTATAATAGTGGGAATGTCCCTTTCTGTCTACACAGGCCTCATGTAAAAGGTCCAGTCAGGGCAGAGTCATCAGGGGAAAGCTGTGGGACTGAGAGCTGGGGAGCCTGCAGAAACAGGCACCCACCGGCCCAGGTGTGGGCCGTGCAGGTAAACAAGCCCCGCTCCACTCAGCCCCACCGCAGGGCACAGGCAGTCAGGTGAAGCAATCTCATGGATCGTTTTCAAGGCAGGGCTGCTGTTTGCTCTCAGCTGTGGTCAGCTGCCGCCCGGCTGGCTCTCAGTCAGCACACAGCGGGGCCTGAGAACAAGCCAGCAGTGCAGGGCGGTGAGCGCTCCCACAAGGGTGGGTTTGCCGCCCGCCTACCTCACCCTCCTTGGGCTCCCTCTCACCAGCCTCTCATTCTCGGGGTCCCTCCTGCCCGTGGCTCAGTGGCGTAAAGAAAATGGTGAGGGTGGCAGCTAACACATGATGCTTATTGCCAGGCACGATTCCAGGCTTGTCATGTAGCAGCTCAcctaatcttcacaacaacccttccCGCTGAGGCATCCCTGACACCATGTTCCACACTGCAACTGTCCCCCGATGCCTGGCACTCTGAGCCCATTTATCCTTCCCTACGCTACTTTTCCCATAGCCCTGGATCACCTTGGAACACTCTGGATcgtgtattcattttatttgtctgtctgtttatTATAGTTAGTGTTCATTGCCTATCTCCTCCCATGTGAATGCAAACCTTATGAAAGCAGGCTTTTAGCTGTTTTGTTCTCCTAAAAATGCCTGGGACCTACTAGCTACTTGATAAGTAGTTGTTAAATGAATTTGTCAGTGCTGTTGTACAAAGGaacagagaggttcagtgacttgctcaaggtcacacagctagtaagagacagagctaggatttaaacccagaccCCCGAAGCTGCTGCCTGCCCACTGAAGCACCGATTTATATTACCTCTtgaacaaaataataagaatgtgaattttcatttatctgaaattttagaaagcattttcaCGTTGCATTAGCTCTCTTAATTTACACCACCATCCATGAGCAAGGGAGGCCAGGCATGGTTATTTGTCCCAtcttatagatgagcaaactgaggctcagggacagTGATGACCTTGACTGCACAGATCCAGGCCTTGCACCCAGGACCAGAGACGCACTGCCCCGCGGAAATGTGTGCCACCCCTCACCTGCATCCTGGGGGGACCCagagcctgcccctccccccagccccactgcctGCACAGCCGGCTTCACGGCCCCTTCTGACTGAAGAAGGATTCAGTGGGCTCTTGGCCACCATGACTCTGCTTCCAGGAGGACCCAGCCCTGCTCAGAGGGAGCGTGAGGACCCAGCCACCCTGCCTGCTGCTGAGGACGTGTAGCTCCCCTGGAAGGACCCAGGGGGCCAAAGGGAAGACAGTCCAGGGCT
Above is a window of Rhinolophus sinicus isolate RSC01 linkage group LG12, ASM3656204v1, whole genome shotgun sequence DNA encoding:
- the AGT gene encoding angiotensinogen; this encodes MTPASTSLRAALLCLLACAGLAAGDRVYIHPFHLLVYSKSSCDQLEKPTAETPKDPTFTPAPIQAKTSPVDEEALWRQLVLAAQKLDSEDKTRAAVLGMLVNFMGFRMYKTLSETWSTATGAVLSPPALFGTLASFYLGALDPTAKGLQAFLGVPGEDQSCTSRLDGHKVLSTLQAIQGLLVAQGGASGQPKLLLSTVVGLFTAPGLRLKQPFVQGLAPFAPVTIPRSLDLSTDPDLAAEKIARFMQAVTGWKMNSPPTGVSPDSTLLFHTYVHFQGQMKGFSLLAGLREFWVDNTTSVSVPMLSGTGTFQHWSDLQNNLSMTRVDLSENACLLLIQPHSPSDLREVEALTFQHDLLTWTKKLSPQAIRLTMPQLVLRGSYDLQELLAQAKLPTLLGAEANLGKISDANLSVGQVLNSILFELKADEGLQPREAARQPAGPEALEVTLNSPFLFAVCERDSTALHFLGRVDSPLSVE